TTAATTATCTATTTCGGGATGAAGCCATGAACTCCAAAAAATAGATAGAGAAAATGCTGAACAAACTACAACCATGTTTAGAACACAAGAGAAATTCTCTGAGAGATACACCGCTGAACTTCTTGGAGACATCATTGATGAACGACTGGAAAAATATGCACGAGACGTGCATACCTTTTTCCGTTCCACCCATGTTAGAATCTCAGGAATGTATTCCTCAATTTTTAATGATGCACCAATGGGTTTTTCCTGGGTCCCTTTTGAAAGCATGAACCCTGCAAGTCTTGCACTTCAACTTATTGCGGCACACCGAATTGATATTGAACGAATAAGTGTGCCTCTGGATGTCTATCAACCAGAATCGTATATTCTGTGGTATACCTATTTCTCTAATAAAAAAATGTTTAAAGATTATACGTTAAATCCTAACGAATTTAATGTTGTTATTCCATGTAAACGAAATCCACCAATTATCTCTAAGATAGCCACGTGGACAGAAAATAATTTACAAGATGAAATCAGGAGATATCACCCCGAATTACTCTGAATATTAGATTTTTTATAGAATACTTGCCCATACCGCTTTTTTTCTATTTGTTGGCTAATTAGTCGTGGCTAATTAGCCGATTTTCATGGCTAATTAGCGTCCCTCAAAAATATCAAAGACGAAAAACGAAAACAAAAAAAGAAAAAGGGATGGAGCAGATCAGTTGCATTTTTTATTTTATTTTTGGCAGTATTTCTTTTGTTTTTCCAGCATCCCAGATCGCCTTTATAGCAATGATTCCGGCAGCTGGCGCAGCAAATACTGCAAGGTATGTGATGATATTGGTGAAATAGGGAGCTAAACCCCACCAGTCACCTTTCGTCCATGTTGCTGCGGTGGTTCCGAGAAGTACCAAAATCAGTGTTCCAATTAGAAACATTGTTACTTTTTCATGGGTAATTGTACCGATTGCAAAGAATGATAGCACACCAATAATAAATCCTAGGAGAGCTAATAACGCTCCGACTGGTGTTGCTAATTCGGTTTCCCATGCATTGTTTGCTCCAAATGCAAGTCCAACGAGTACTGCTATAATAATACCTAAAAGCAGTAACCAACTTGCCATTGTTTTCAAACTATTTTCCATCTCTCACTCCTCCAGCTATTTATTTTTCCAGAGTAATGAACGATTTCTTACTATTTATATTTTTTGTTTTTTTCCTTGTTATAACAGGAGAAATACAATTTTTCTTTTCATTCGGATGAGGAGTCTGTATAGTTTGACAGTTTGACATTTTTGTGCGGTAGGTTAATATACCAATGTTGTTAAAATTTAACATGTCACTAATTAACAATATGTGTCGAGGTAGGAGATGAAAAAAACCATGCATAGAGTAGATGTAATGTATGAAATTGAGCAAGAAAACTTGGCAGAGGATATCTATGAAATGTACAAAATTAAAACGCCAAAAGATCGCATAAAATCCATTAAGATAACCGAGAAGGTCTTTGAGCTCATGCGCAGCGAGGGAATGCTTCAAAAAACCGATGATGGATACGTATTTGTTGGAAAATATGACGAGCTCAAAGAGTTCAAAAAGAAAAAAAAGCATTAAGATGAAAATGGTGACAGCAAGAGAAGACTAATTCCTTCTTCTATCACCTCTTCTTATGCTTCAGGTCTTCTCTTGCTTTTTATATCCATCTGAATAATAGAAACTCTTAAACGATTTTACATATTTTCCCTCTCTAGGTAGTAAATGGTGATTTCAAAAGGCAATAAATTCCATAAGAGATCAGATGATGAGTTACCTGATTTTATTAAAAAATTAGAACTTCAAGCGTTGGAAACAGCTGAAGAACGACTTCCATTATACCTCAAGGTGGGACTCAAAGATGCACACCGCATCTTAGATGTAGGGTGCGGTTCAGGGTTTGTAACTAGAGACATCGTTCGCCTTACCAAAGGGCATGTTGTTGCGGTTGATGGTTCTGAACGACTTATTCATGTCGCCCGTAAAATCCTCAAAAATTCAGCAAAAATAACTCTTTGTATCGGTGATGCGGAAACGCTTCCCTTCCAAGATAACAGTTTTGATCTAGTTACCTGTAATCTTATGTTGATGTGGGCAGATAACCCACAAAAAGTAGTTAATGAAATGGCTCGGGTGGCCTGTACTCATGGAAAAGTCCTTGCGTCACTTGAACCAGATTATGGTGGAAAAATACATTACCCTGAAAATGAAAAAATTGATCGATTATTTGCTGGAGAAGTCATTCGTAAAAAAGGAGGAGATCCACACATTGGTCGTAAATTGCGATCATTGTTTGTCAATGCTGGACTTGAAACAACGATCGGCATCGGAAATAGTAGAATTTGGTCGTGTGAAGAAGACAAACAGTATTATCTTCATTCCCGAGATTTCTACATCAAAGTTTTAAAAGACGCAGGACTTTCAGAAAAAGAAATCGATAGTTGGGAATATGAATTTCTAAAATCTCTCGACGATGGGACTCAAGTAAATTTTTTTCCACAGTTTTATGCAATTGGTATAAAACCCAAGTGTTAATTAATATCTTCGAAGTTATCAGGAGTGATCAACAATGACTGCTCACATTCTATATGGAAAGAATATCGCTCAAAATATGAAAAACACTGTTGCAGAAGAAATACAACTACTGAAAAGAAAATATTCTCTACAACCAAAGATTACAACGATTATAATAGGTGATAACCCATCATCTCAGTTGTATCTCAAGCTGCGCGATAAGGCTTGTGAAGAAGTTGGAATTCACTCAGATCATCTGTTTTTTGACGAAACAGCATCGGAAGATACAGTTATTTCGACGATTCATACGTTGAATAAAAAAAAAGAAATTCATGGAATCTTGATTCAATATCCTGTTCCAAAACATATCTCTCAGCAGGCTTTGATGTGTTCAATAGATCCTGCAAAAGATGTTGAAGGTTTTCATCCTTATAATATTGGACAACTTCTTCTTGGAAATGAAACACTGGCGCCATGTACTCCTCGAGCAGTAATTGAGCTCTTGTCCTCTAACAACATACTGGTGGAGGGAAAACATATTGCTATCATCAACCATAGTATTGTTGTCGGCAAACCACTCTCAATTCTGTTGTTAAATAGAAATGCAACAGTGACTGTTTGTCATGTCTTTACAAAAAATCTTTCGGATGTTACCAAAACTGCTGATATTATAATTTCTGCTGTTGGCAAACCAAAATTGATTCAAGCATCAATGGTAAAAAACGATTCGATTGTGATCGATGTTGGCATCGTTCAAACGCCGGATGGCGTTTGTGGTGATGTTGACTTTGAAATGGTTAAAGAAAAAGCAGCGATGATAACTCCAGTACCTGGAGGTATTGGTCCGATTACGATTGCCTGCGCGTTACAAAATATGATCGCGACGTTTGAACAATGCATGCAGCAAAAGAAGAAAAAGTAGTAAATTATTTTCGAATAAATGCAAAATAATTGTTTGAATATGGTTTTCCTTTGATTTTTTCATGAACTATCTTTTCTATGATCAAGCCGGAGCTTTTGATATCGTGGATAAATTCATGCTGTCCATACAAATGATAAAAACGTGAGATCTGCGTCGTATGTTGTTTCCAAGGTATTTCGATGTCGCCAAATTCCCGCTGAGTTTGAAAAAATAGTTCTTTGAAAAAATAAAAGCGGTAGTTTTTCTGCCATCGAGACCATACACTAATTAAACCAATCCCACCTGGTTTGAGAATCCGATGGAGTTCGCGTAATGCATGCTTTCGTTTGTTTTTACCTTTGATATTGTGCAGGGAAGCGATAAAAAGAACTCCATCAAATGAGTTGTCCTTGAACGGCAAGCACGTTACAGTTCCATGGACAAAAAACGTGTTGGAGTTGTGAAGTTTCTGAGTTTTTTCCCGGGCAATACTGAGGAGATTACGTGAGATATCAAAACCAACAACAGATGTACAGTGCTGAGCGCAAGCAAGAAGATGCCGGCCATTACCACATCCAAGATCGATTACTGATGCCGAATGCGGTAACGTTTGCAGAAAATCAAGAACGATTTGCCAGGGTTTTTGTCGTGTTGTATCGAAACTATACGCAATCGTATCCCATGTTTGTTCAGATGTATGTTCGTAAGTATCAATCATACTCTTTTCCATAGGATAACAGAAGATGTTTTTTATGATTTTGTCTCATACTAGGGCACCAAGTGGGAAACTTAATTACCAGGTCACAGAATACAGGGGCTTTAACTAGAACAGTATCTTCGGAGGCAATGCATATGGCTATAATGATTACTGGTTCAGATCTCACCATTGAAAAACTTGTTGATGTCGCTCGGAATTATGAAAAAATTGTCCTTGATCCAAGAGCCATAGAACGAATTAAAAAATGTAGAGCAATGCTTGAAAAAAAGATCAAAGCAAAAGAGATTATGTACGGGGTGAATACAGGAATTGGTGAGTTCTCCGAAGTTGTTTTAAGCGATAATCAAATAAAAGATTTTCAGAAGTATCTCATCTATAATCATGCTGCAGGCATAGGGGAACCTGCCCCAATCGAACACGTTCGGGCGGCGATGCTTGCTCGAATTAACGTTCATGCTCATGGAAATTCAGGATGTCGTCCTGAAATCACGCAAACACTGGTTGAAATGCTCAATAAAAATGTAACACCGTTTGTATGCCAGAAAGGTTCAGTTGGTGCCTGTGGCGACCTTGCACCAATGGCACAAATTGCTCTCCTTATGCTCGGGGAAGGAAAAGCATATTTTCAAGGAAAACTCCTTGAAGGCAAAGAGGCTCTGAATAAAGCAGGAATAACACCCCCTGGTTTAGAAGCCCGAGATGGTCTTGCAATTATTAACGGTTCAAATATGCTTACTGCAATGAGTGCTCTTTTTCTCTATGATGCAATGAATTGGATAAAACAAGCTGAGATCGCAGCAGCAATGACTCTTGAAGCATTAAAGGCAAATATGAAACCCTATAATCCAAAAATTCTTGAGGTTCGAGGTTTTCCAGGTGCCGTAAAATCAGCGAAAAATATCAAAAGATTGATTACTGGTGGTGACCTTGAAAAAGGAACTATGAAATGCAAAGTCCAGGATGCATATTCTATGCGTTCAACACCCCAGGTGATCGGTGCTGCTCGAGACGCGTTAGAATATGCTCGAACTCAAGTTGAAATTGAACTGAATGGCGTTGGCGATAATCCTATTTTTTTCCCTGACGAAAATCTCCAATTATCTGGAGCCAATTTCCAAGGTAGTCCTGTATCACTTCCAATGGATATGGCAGGTACCGCAATCACCATGGTATGTGTTCTCTCAGAACGACGTCTGAATCGATTAAACAATCCTGCCTTAAGCGCTGGCCTTCCAGCATTTCTTACAAAAGGAGGCGGAATGTTCTCAGGGTTAATGCTCAGTCAATATACTGCTGATCATTTAATTGTTGAACAGCGGATATTATCAAATCCTGCTTCGATCCAATCAATTCCTGCCGCCGCGGATCAAGAAGATTTCGTTTCGATGGGTATGAATACTGCATTGAAAAATTTACAAATTCTTGATAATGCATATGGTATCCTTGGAATCGAATTTATGGCTGCTGCACAAGCACTTGATCTCCGAGAGTATTCGTTTGGGAAAGCAGTTACCAAAGCAAAAGAAGTGATCCGGAAACATGTCCAATTTTTAGATGTTGACCGGCCTCTGTATCCAGATCATAATAAAATGAAAGAACTGGTAAAATCCTGTGAAATTTTAAAAGAAGTCGAAAAAACCATAGGACCGCTTCTCTAAAAACTTTTTTTTATTTTCTGGTACGAACTGTACAACAAAATTTTTTAAGAATGAAAAAGAAAAAAACTTTTGGAGACGTGAAAAAGTGATCTTTATTGTATTCATGTTCTTGATGATTTTTTTCTGTATAATTCTTGAAAACAGTGGAACGTATTTTTTTATCCCAGGTTTTATCTGGTCATTGATCTTCTTGGAAATGATCTATGTCGGCACAATCATGTATAAAAATAAATTTTTACATCGAAAAAGTCGATGAAAAAATAAAGCGGATTACGTGATCATAGGAATTTTGATATGCTCTTTTTTTGCAAGTTGTCGTGCCTCTGGATAGCCAGCATCGACGTGTCGTGCAACACCAATCCCTGGATCTGTGGTAAAGACCCGTTTGATTCGTTCATCAGTTTCATGGGTTCCATCGCAGATCACAACCATACCGGAATGGGTTGAGAGTCCGATGCCGACTCCTCCACCGTTATGAATGTGGACACTATCAGCACCAGCAGCACAGTTAAGCAGAGCATTGAGCAATGGCCAGTCAGCAATTGCATCACTACCATCTCTCATATTTTCTGTTTCTCGGTATGGCGATGCGACACTGCCGCTATCAAGATGATCTCGTGTGATTGCAATTGGACCGATCTGACAGTCTCTGACCAGTTCGTTGATTCGTAAAGCAAACCGTGCTCGTTCCCCGTATCCAAGCCAGCAAACTCGAGCAGGTAGCCCCTCCCAAGGTAAAAATTGTTCAGCAAGATGAATCCAATTAACAAGAATTTTGTCATGAGGAAACATTGTAATAATTTCTTGATCAGTTTTAAGGATGTCTTCTGGATTTCCAGTGAGTGCAATCCACCGAAACGGGCCCCGACCGACGCAGAACAATGGTCTGATGTATTCAGGGACAAAACCAGGATAGTCAAAAGCATTAAGAAGGCCTGCTTTATAGGCTTGTCCGCGGAGATTGTTCCCATAATCAAAAACAACTGCTCCGTGTTTTTGGAATTCAAGTAATGCCGCACAATGCTGTTTCATGCTGGTAAGTGACTGCTTGATATATTCTGTTGGGTTTTTTACCCGTAACGCTAATGCTTCAGACAGATTTTCTCCATAATATCCAGCAGGAATATAGCCATTGAGCTCATCATGAGCCGATGTCTGATCAGTGACAACATCTGGTTTGAAGTTGTCGCGAACCAACGCCGGCAAAACATCGGCACAGTTTCCAAGAAGTGCTATTGAAAGAGGTTTGTGTTCCTCTCGTGCAAGTAATGCGAGATCAAGCGCTTTATCAACAGAAGTTACTTTTGTATCGCAAAATCCTTTCTGTATACGCCGATCAATACGTTCTTCATCACATTCAACAGCAATACAAATACCATGATTCATCGTAACCGCTAGAGGCTGCGCACCTCCCATACCACCAAGACCACCCGTAAGAACAATTTTATCGGTGAGATCTGTTTTGAAATGTTTTTGTGCGCATGCCGCAAACGTTTCATAGGTTCCCTGAATGATCCCTTGGGTTCCAATATAGCACCACGACCCTGCAGTCATTTGTCCATACATCGTGAGTCCTTGTGCTTCGAGTTTCCGAAAATG
The nucleotide sequence above comes from Candidatus Thermoplasmatota archaeon. Encoded proteins:
- a CDS encoding methyltransferase domain-containing protein, producing the protein MVISKGNKFHKRSDDELPDFIKKLELQALETAEERLPLYLKVGLKDAHRILDVGCGSGFVTRDIVRLTKGHVVAVDGSERLIHVARKILKNSAKITLCIGDAETLPFQDNSFDLVTCNLMLMWADNPQKVVNEMARVACTHGKVLASLEPDYGGKIHYPENEKIDRLFAGEVIRKKGGDPHIGRKLRSLFVNAGLETTIGIGNSRIWSCEEDKQYYLHSRDFYIKVLKDAGLSEKEIDSWEYEFLKSLDDGTQVNFFPQFYAIGIKPKC
- a CDS encoding bifunctional 5,10-methylenetetrahydrofolate dehydrogenase/5,10-methenyltetrahydrofolate cyclohydrolase, with protein sequence MTAHILYGKNIAQNMKNTVAEEIQLLKRKYSLQPKITTIIIGDNPSSQLYLKLRDKACEEVGIHSDHLFFDETASEDTVISTIHTLNKKKEIHGILIQYPVPKHISQQALMCSIDPAKDVEGFHPYNIGQLLLGNETLAPCTPRAVIELLSSNNILVEGKHIAIINHSIVVGKPLSILLLNRNATVTVCHVFTKNLSDVTKTADIIISAVGKPKLIQASMVKNDSIVIDVGIVQTPDGVCGDVDFEMVKEKAAMITPVPGGIGPITIACALQNMIATFEQCMQQKKKK
- a CDS encoding class I SAM-dependent methyltransferase, coding for MIDTYEHTSEQTWDTIAYSFDTTRQKPWQIVLDFLQTLPHSASVIDLGCGNGRHLLACAQHCTSVVGFDISRNLLSIAREKTQKLHNSNTFFVHGTVTCLPFKDNSFDGVLFIASLHNIKGKNKRKHALRELHRILKPGGIGLISVWSRWQKNYRFYFFKELFFQTQREFGDIEIPWKQHTTQISRFYHLYGQHEFIHDIKSSGLIIEKIVHEKIKGKPYSNNYFAFIRK
- a CDS encoding aromatic amino acid ammonia-lyase, with protein sequence MAIMITGSDLTIEKLVDVARNYEKIVLDPRAIERIKKCRAMLEKKIKAKEIMYGVNTGIGEFSEVVLSDNQIKDFQKYLIYNHAAGIGEPAPIEHVRAAMLARINVHAHGNSGCRPEITQTLVEMLNKNVTPFVCQKGSVGACGDLAPMAQIALLMLGEGKAYFQGKLLEGKEALNKAGITPPGLEARDGLAIINGSNMLTAMSALFLYDAMNWIKQAEIAAAMTLEALKANMKPYNPKILEVRGFPGAVKSAKNIKRLITGGDLEKGTMKCKVQDAYSMRSTPQVIGAARDALEYARTQVEIELNGVGDNPIFFPDENLQLSGANFQGSPVSLPMDMAGTAITMVCVLSERRLNRLNNPALSAGLPAFLTKGGGMFSGLMLSQYTADHLIVEQRILSNPASIQSIPAAADQEDFVSMGMNTALKNLQILDNAYGILGIEFMAAAQALDLREYSFGKAVTKAKEVIRKHVQFLDVDRPLYPDHNKMKELVKSCEILKEVEKTIGPLL
- the hutU gene encoding urocanate hydratase; the protein is MKHTIPLTKGTTLRCKGWKQEGILRMLENNLTNAELPEQLIIYGGTGKAARNWECFHAIVAALQKLDNDETLLVQSGKPVGIFKTWTNAPRVLIANSNLVPYWSTWEHFRKLEAQGLTMYGQMTAGSWCYIGTQGIIQGTYETFAACAQKHFKTDLTDKIVLTGGLGGMGGAQPLAVTMNHGICIAVECDEERIDRRIQKGFCDTKVTSVDKALDLALLAREEHKPLSIALLGNCADVLPALVRDNFKPDVVTDQTSAHDELNGYIPAGYYGENLSEALALRVKNPTEYIKQSLTSMKQHCAALLEFQKHGAVVFDYGNNLRGQAYKAGLLNAFDYPGFVPEYIRPLFCVGRGPFRWIALTGNPEDILKTDQEIITMFPHDKILVNWIHLAEQFLPWEGLPARVCWLGYGERARFALRINELVRDCQIGPIAITRDHLDSGSVASPYRETENMRDGSDAIADWPLLNALLNCAAGADSVHIHNGGGVGIGLSTHSGMVVICDGTHETDERIKRVFTTDPGIGVARHVDAGYPEARQLAKKEHIKIPMIT